The Rhodothermales bacterium genome includes the window CGAGCGATTGGCCGACATGTAGTAGTTCAGTACCAGAAGCACCGACTCCCGGTTGTTGCCGCGTGAATCGCTGTATTCTTCGGAGATGAGCTCGCGAAATTCTTCCAGGTTGCGATCTTCAGCCAACCCTTCGGCCCGTGCGATCAGTGCCCTCACTTCAGCTTCGCGGGGCGGGCGGTCCGCTTCCGCGCATCCGGACAGAAGCGCTCCGGTAAACAGGAGCGAGAACAATAGCACCGACATGCTTGCTCGAAGCAAGGCACCCTCATCCGCATCCCACATTCTCATTGTATTTTCTCGTACCGTTTCGCAGAACCATTCGTGTCGGCCGCAGCGTGCGTGTCGACCGGAACTGAAACTAACACTTCAACCGCCAACACGATACTTTGAACTCCCGAGCTGATCGCACAGGTCCGGACGCGAGACAAACCCTTTACCTTGTCGAACGCAAGATCGACTTCCTGATCCTGGGGTTTTTCTGGTTCAACCTCGTGTTCATCACATACACGTTCGATCTTGAGCAGTTGCTGATCCAGGACACGAGTGATTTCGAGTATCCATTCTGGCCGCCTGCTATGATCATCGACCTCGCCCACTGGTGGGGAAGGAATTTTGACCCACTGTTGATGGCGCGACCGATGTGGTGGGTGATGACGATCTGGATTGATGCGCTGTTCTTCGGGCCTTTCTACGTGATCGGGATTTACGCTTTTTCGAAAGGAAAGGAGTGGATTCGTATTCCGGCAGTCGTCTACGCCTCCGTCATGATCACGAACGTCACCATTATCCTTGGTGAGGAGTTCTTTGGAGCGTACCCCGCGCCGTATCCGTTCATCGTCGTAGCCGCAAATGCCGCATGGATCATCTTTCCTCTCATCATCATTGCGCGGATGACCGCAAAACATCCTTTTACCCGAGCTGCGCGGAGCAACAGTGACTGACAGGTTCAGGCAGCGTTACGGTCCGTGGGCCCTGGTTGCCGGGGCGTCGGAGGGATTGGGAGAAGCCTTTGCATCAGCTCTCGCGAGATGCGGACTGAACCTGGTCCTTGTGGCGCGGCGTGCCGAAAAGTTAGAGGATCTTGCCTCGCGCCTCAGTCAATCGCATCAGATCGATGTGCTTGCGATCACGGCCGATCTCGGAGACGCCGGATCGTCTGTCAGGTTCAT containing:
- a CDS encoding DUF2781 domain-containing protein codes for the protein MNSRADRTGPDARQTLYLVERKIDFLILGFFWFNLVFITYTFDLEQLLIQDTSDFEYPFWPPAMIIDLAHWWGRNFDPLLMARPMWWVMTIWIDALFFGPFYVIGIYAFSKGKEWIRIPAVVYASVMITNVTIILGEEFFGAYPAPYPFIVVAANAAWIIFPLIIIARMTAKHPFTRAARSNSD